From the genome of Candidatus Hydrogenedentota bacterium:
CACGTTGCCGACCTCGTTTTTGTTCGATGGCGAGAGCGCGACGTTGCGTGAAGAGGCAAACGATGTGATGCAAGCCTTGGCCGATGGACTGGCGATGTATCCGTCGTGCCGGGCCACGATCAAGGGGCACACGGACGATCGCCCGCTGAGGGAAGGTTCCGCCTATCGCGATTTGATGGATATGAGTTTTGCGCGCGCCGACGCCGTGGCGCGGCGCTTGCAGGCCGCCGGAAAACTGCCAATGGATGCCTTTGAAATTGTGGCGTGCGGGGCAGGCCGGCCCCGGGCCGTCAATACGTCGGAAGAAGGCCGGGAAGCCAACCGGCGGATAGAAATTCTTGTAAGCGGTGCGGGTAAGCATAGTACAATGGGCCGCGAAGCAATGGCGGAACAATAAGGGAAGCGTGGATTGCGTTTTGCTATGATTCAATACACTAGCGAGGTGGACACCCATGGCGGATGAAAAGGAAGCGGCGCCCAAGAAGTCGGGCGGCACGGTCGTTTGGATTGTCATCATAGTTGTGGTGGCGCTGGTTTCGGCGG
Proteins encoded in this window:
- a CDS encoding flagellar motor protein MotB, translated to MHRRRFTNPVHPAAPGWMVTYGDLMSLLLVFFILLAAYSTVNEKKLREALESFQRVLGVTPADDRGGGDWGRVAREVQRRVQILGKTHALRVTFDAGGGVVFTLPTSFLFDGESATLREEANDVMQALADGLAMYPSCRATIKGHTDDRPLREGSAYRDLMDMSFARADAVARRLQAAGKLPMDAFEIVACGAGRPRAVNTSEEGREANRRIEILVSGAGKHSTMGREAMAEQ